From Polypterus senegalus isolate Bchr_013 chromosome 15, ASM1683550v1, whole genome shotgun sequence, the proteins below share one genomic window:
- the LOC120515942 gene encoding zinc finger transcription factor Trps1-like isoform X1, with product MVRKKNLPLRNFGGEGGASESAGTEHQDSNPDQPAEPMQDVVSHGDILEPDKKEDQNPHVAEPSPSIKRDLKSPAPSEKPGFNYESHKKGGNVPSFPHDEVTDRNMPALSSASAGGACERLKSPTRSDPDDEENGACAPSGDLSETKEGRQMSPAAATGRTSQVQGAPSEHEGLALDAPGTSPSPPVPSEQAADKSKADTWNNSMPDEVPPVSPKLQDFKCNICGYGYYGNDPTDLIKHFRKYHLGLHNRTRQDAELDTKILALHNMVQFSQSKDFQKLNHSALSGVLQDFGSQRPMVLNGTYDIQVNLGGTFIGIGRKTPDCQGNTKYFRCKFCNFTYMGSTSTELEQHFLSTHPNKIKTQPVNSDSPREYNKLSEKNKSRNVETGSREKWQERSTVRSDDETPVGYFVPIKPLDSSKHNGTDGTSYYWCKFCSFSYESSSTVRLLEHYERQHSGSQVVNHNKEESNPTSKESLITVSDKKTVEELITISKKKEASGKAAASEDKMVTSYNCQFCDFRYSMSHGPDVIIVGPLLRHYQQVHSIHKCTIKHCQFCPRGLCSPEKHLGEIAYPFACRKSNCSHCALLLLQLSPGVTGSAKVKHQCDQCSFAAHDVDVLLLHFENVHSSPVAKEVKPEDELPGNHPGQLSVKENKEHPCTKCDFVTEVEEEIFRHYR from the exons ATGGTCCGTAAAAAGAATCTCCCTCTGAGAAACTTTGGCGGTGAAGGTGGAGCATCAGAATCGGCAGGTACGGAACACCAGGACTCCAACCCAGACCAACCGGCAGAGCCCATGCAAGACGTCGTCAGTCATGGAGACATCCTAGAGCCTGACAAGAAGGAGGATCAGAACCCTCATGTCGCCGAGCCCTCTCCTAGCATCAAAAGAGACTTGAAAAGCCCGGCACCGAGCGAGAAACCTGGCTTCAATTATGAAAGCCACAAAAAGGGAGGAAATGTTCCATCCTTCCCCCATGATGAGGTGACAGACAGAAATATGCCGGCTCTCTCATCTGCATCTGCCGGGGGAGCCTGCGAACGGCTCAAGTCTCCGACGAGATCGGATCCAGATGATGAAGAAAACGGGGCCTGCGCCCCTTCTGGAGACCTCTCGGAGACGAAAGAAGGGAGGCAGATGTCGCCGGCGGCCGCCACGGGCAGGACCTCGCAAGTTCAAGGTGCTCCGTCCGAGCACGAAGGCCTGGCCCTGGATGCCCCCGGGACCTCGCCCAGCCCCCCAGTGCCTTCAGAGCAGGCTGCGGACAAATCGAAAGCAGACACTTGGAACAACAGCATGCCCGACGAGGTGCCACCCGTGTCTCCGAAGCTGCAGGACTTCAAGTGCAACATCTGTGGGTACGGTTACTATGGCAACGACCCCACGGACCTAATCAAGCACTTCCGCAAGTATCACCTGGGTTTGCACAACCGCACCCGGCAGGATGCCGAGCTGGACACCAAGATCTTGGCCCTCCACAACATGGTACAGTTCTCCCAATCCAAAGACTTTCAAAAGCTGAACCACAGCGCGCTGAGCGGGGTGCTTCAGGACTTTGGCTCTCAGCGGCCCATGGTACTCAACGGCACGTACGACATACAG GTCAACCTGGGTGGGACATTCATCGGCATTGGCAGGAAAACCCCAGACTGTCAGGGCAACACTAAGTACTTCCGCTGTAAATTCTGCAACTTTACCTACATGGGCAGCACTTCCACGGAGTTAGAACAACACTTCCTCTCCACGCACCCCAATAAGATCAAAACCCAGCCGGTAAACTCAGACTCTCCGAGAGAATATAACAAATTGTCAGAGAAGAACAAAAGTCGTAATGTGGAAACGGGCAGCCGTGAGAAGTGGCAGGAGAGGAGCACCGTTAGGAGCGACGACGAGACCCCCGTTGGTTACTTTGTTCCTATCAAACCTTTGGACTCGTCCAAACACAACGGTACCGATGGCACCAGCTATTACTGGTGCAAGTTTTGCAGCTTTAGCTACGAATCGTCCAGCACGGTTCGACTCTTGGAACATTACGAAAGGCAGCACTCTGGAAGTCAGGTGGTGAACCATAATAAAGAAGAGAGCAACCCGACCTCGAAAGAAAGTCTGATAACGGTGAGTGACAAGAAAACTGTGGAAGAGCTAATAACGATCAGCAAGAAGAAAGAGGCGTCGGGCAAGGCGGCTGCTAGCGAGGATAAAATGGTGACGAGCTACAATTGTCAGTTTTGTGATTTCAGGTACTCCATGAGCCACGGGCCGGACGTGATTATAGTGGGGCCGCTTCTGCGTCACTACCAGCAGGTGCACAGCATTCATAAATGTACCATTAAGCACTGTCAGTTCTGCCCTAGGGGGCTGTGCAGCCCGGAGAAGCACCTGGGGGAGATTGCCTACCCGTTTGCCTGCAGGAAAAGTAATTGTTCCCACTGTGCCCTCCTGTTGTTGCAGCTATCCCCTGGCGTGACGGGAAGTGCCAAAGTTAAGCACCAGTGTGATCAGTGCTCATTTGCAGCTCACGACGTCGACGTTCTCCTGCTTCATTTCGAGAACGTGCACAGCTCCCCGGTGGCCAAGGAAGTCAAGCCTGAAGACGAACTCCCAGGGAACCATCCAGGACAATTGTCAGTCAAGGAGAACAAGGAGCATCCGTGTACCAAGTGCGACTTTGTCACCGAGGTGGAGGAGGAAATATTCCGTCACTACaggtaa
- the LOC120515942 gene encoding zinc finger transcription factor Trps1-like isoform X2, whose protein sequence is MVRKKNLPLRNFGGEGGASESAGTEHQDSNPDQPAEPMQDVVSHGDILEPDKKEDQNPHVAEPSPSIKRDLKSPAPSEKPGFNYESHKKGGNVPSFPHDEVTDRNMPALSSASAGGACERLKSPTRSDPDDEENGACAPSGDLSETKEGRQMSPAAATGRTSQVQGAPSEHEGLALDAPGTSPSPPVPSEQAADKSKADTWNNSMPDEVPPVSPKLQDFKCNICGYGYYGNDPTDLIKHFRKYHLGLHNRTRQDAELDTKILALHNMVQFSQSKDFQKLNHSALSGVLQDFGSQRPMVLNGTYDIQVNLGGTFIGIGRKTPDCQGNTKYFRCKFCNFTYMGSTSTELEQHFLSTHPNKIKTQPVNSDSPREYNKLSEKNKSRNVETGSREKWQERSTVRSDDETPVGYFVPIKPLDSSKHNGTDGTSYYWCKFCSFSYESSSTVRLLEHYERQHSGSQVVNHNKEESNPTSKESLITLSPGVTGSAKVKHQCDQCSFAAHDVDVLLLHFENVHSSPVAKEVKPEDELPGNHPGQLSVKENKEHPCTKCDFVTEVEEEIFRHYR, encoded by the exons ATGGTCCGTAAAAAGAATCTCCCTCTGAGAAACTTTGGCGGTGAAGGTGGAGCATCAGAATCGGCAGGTACGGAACACCAGGACTCCAACCCAGACCAACCGGCAGAGCCCATGCAAGACGTCGTCAGTCATGGAGACATCCTAGAGCCTGACAAGAAGGAGGATCAGAACCCTCATGTCGCCGAGCCCTCTCCTAGCATCAAAAGAGACTTGAAAAGCCCGGCACCGAGCGAGAAACCTGGCTTCAATTATGAAAGCCACAAAAAGGGAGGAAATGTTCCATCCTTCCCCCATGATGAGGTGACAGACAGAAATATGCCGGCTCTCTCATCTGCATCTGCCGGGGGAGCCTGCGAACGGCTCAAGTCTCCGACGAGATCGGATCCAGATGATGAAGAAAACGGGGCCTGCGCCCCTTCTGGAGACCTCTCGGAGACGAAAGAAGGGAGGCAGATGTCGCCGGCGGCCGCCACGGGCAGGACCTCGCAAGTTCAAGGTGCTCCGTCCGAGCACGAAGGCCTGGCCCTGGATGCCCCCGGGACCTCGCCCAGCCCCCCAGTGCCTTCAGAGCAGGCTGCGGACAAATCGAAAGCAGACACTTGGAACAACAGCATGCCCGACGAGGTGCCACCCGTGTCTCCGAAGCTGCAGGACTTCAAGTGCAACATCTGTGGGTACGGTTACTATGGCAACGACCCCACGGACCTAATCAAGCACTTCCGCAAGTATCACCTGGGTTTGCACAACCGCACCCGGCAGGATGCCGAGCTGGACACCAAGATCTTGGCCCTCCACAACATGGTACAGTTCTCCCAATCCAAAGACTTTCAAAAGCTGAACCACAGCGCGCTGAGCGGGGTGCTTCAGGACTTTGGCTCTCAGCGGCCCATGGTACTCAACGGCACGTACGACATACAG GTCAACCTGGGTGGGACATTCATCGGCATTGGCAGGAAAACCCCAGACTGTCAGGGCAACACTAAGTACTTCCGCTGTAAATTCTGCAACTTTACCTACATGGGCAGCACTTCCACGGAGTTAGAACAACACTTCCTCTCCACGCACCCCAATAAGATCAAAACCCAGCCGGTAAACTCAGACTCTCCGAGAGAATATAACAAATTGTCAGAGAAGAACAAAAGTCGTAATGTGGAAACGGGCAGCCGTGAGAAGTGGCAGGAGAGGAGCACCGTTAGGAGCGACGACGAGACCCCCGTTGGTTACTTTGTTCCTATCAAACCTTTGGACTCGTCCAAACACAACGGTACCGATGGCACCAGCTATTACTGGTGCAAGTTTTGCAGCTTTAGCTACGAATCGTCCAGCACGGTTCGACTCTTGGAACATTACGAAAGGCAGCACTCTGGAAGTCAGGTGGTGAACCATAATAAAGAAGAGAGCAACCCGACCTCGAAAGAAAGTCTGATAACG CTATCCCCTGGCGTGACGGGAAGTGCCAAAGTTAAGCACCAGTGTGATCAGTGCTCATTTGCAGCTCACGACGTCGACGTTCTCCTGCTTCATTTCGAGAACGTGCACAGCTCCCCGGTGGCCAAGGAAGTCAAGCCTGAAGACGAACTCCCAGGGAACCATCCAGGACAATTGTCAGTCAAGGAGAACAAGGAGCATCCGTGTACCAAGTGCGACTTTGTCACCGAGGTGGAGGAGGAAATATTCCGTCACTACaggtaa